A stretch of DNA from Henriciella sp. AS95:
CGTAAATCCGATGGTCTGGTAAAGCTCAAGCTCACGGTGAAGCGTGAGCGCGCCGCCGAGATCGGTCCCGAAGAGGATCAGGATACCGCGATCCTTCATCATCTGCAGAGTCTCGGTGATTTGATCGAAGGCACCGGCATAGGCGGCGTCGTCTTCGGGCGTTTCAATGTTCGACCAGGCCTGACGGGCACTGCGCTGTACGCCGACTGGCATGTTGTCGATATAGTCCACCATGCCCGGGTTGAGTTCGCCATTGCGTGACAGCAGCAGGGATTCGTGGATCGCGAAGGTCGGATCGATTGCAACATCGTTCTCCACCATCAGGTCCAGAGTGTGCTGAACCGCGTCGGATGAGAGATCGAGCTTCGGCAGGCGCTGCAGGGCTGTCAGGCGCAGCAGGGTTCGCGTGTCCTCGTCTGCATCAAGCACCCATCCCAGCATCACCTGGTTGATGTGGGTCAGCTCATCATATCCGGCTTGGATCATCGTGTCGGCGCGAGAGAAAGCCGGAACGTGTCCGGCGACGCGCAGACCGCATTCGTGCGCCAGGTCCACCATTTCGGGCACCCATTCGCCCTTCATGGAATTGTAGATCTTGATCTGGTTGAAGACGCCCATCTCACAGGATTTGCGGACGGCGTCATTTGCCTCCTCCTGGCTGGTGACGATCATGCCATTGTTCGAGTTGTATGGGCTTTTGCCCTCGATGAAGCTCGAGCGGACAATGCGTGGCCCCGCGAGCGTGCCGGCTTCGATCTTCTCGATCAGGTCCCCGAGGACGTCATTGTCATTGCCCATGTCGCGCACGAAAGTGACGCCGGCCGCCAGGTTCTGCATGGCTGCGTCCTGTCCCATATGACCATGCATGTCCGACAGGCCCGGCACCAGCGTGCCGCCCGCGCCATCAATGACATACTCGCCAGCGGCCGATGCGCCAGCCGCATCGATCGACACGATCCGCTCACCGTCCACGAGCACCGACGCGGGGGGTGTGAGGTCCATGGTGTTAGGATCGAAGATGCGGACATTTGTAATGCGGACGGGCGCATCGAATGAATGAGCCGTGTCCGCCTGCAATTGCTCAAACCGGGCCGTTGAATACTCGACGGCCTTTTCGCGCAAGCGGACGTCTTCGCTCTCATAGCCTTCCTTCACGATCAGGAATTCCGGGGAGATCAGCGCGAACAGATCATCCTGATCATCGAGCAGAAAGTAGGTCGGATCGAGTTCCGGCCCGATCAGCGCATAGGATGTCACCGTCTCCTCTTCAGGTCCACTGACAGGGAAGTCCTCGAGCTTTTGAAGGGACAGGGAGCCACCGGGCAATGCTGGTAGCGACTGGTCAGGGTCAGCAAGCAATGCATCGGAATACACAGCGAGAGAATAGGGCGTACCGGACTGGGCGATGTACATTGAAGGTTCGGTGATTTCAGCAGACCCATCGCCTGTCGAGTCTGTCCAGCTGGCCGACGAGCCGTCGAGCGTGAAGGTCTCATTGATCGCATTTCCGAACGTTGAGTTGCCTTTGACCGTCCACGAAACCGGAATACCGTTCTCACCAATCTCGACAGTTTCCAGCATGGTCGGACCGCGTCCATTATTGCGGTATTCGTAGTCGACACTGATCGTGTCATCGGCTTCGGTGACGACCATGTCGCCAATCTTCGTGCCGCTGACGAGGATCGTATAAACCATGTCCGAAGGCGTGGCCGCTTCAGGCGCAATGGCGGGAGCCGTTTCGGAGTCGGTCGGCGAACTGCTGCATGCCGCCAAAGCGAGAATGCCAAGGCTGGCGGTGAGTGTCTTTTTCATTGTCGTTTTCCTCATGCTGGCCGCACGCTTTTCGGTGCTCTGACTCAGTGCTGGCTGGCAACAAAGCACTCTCCTGCTCGGAAGGCGAGAGGTTGGGATTGAAACTTTTCAGTTCGGTCGATTTGTCATGTATTGTTCCTGGGTCAGTGAAACTGGCCGGACTGACAAGCTTGCATTGCAAGGGGACGCGACATGAAACGAATTGACGGTAAAAGTTCTGTTCTGCTGGGAGCGGCGCTGCTGCTGGCCGCTTCCTGTGTGGTTGAAGGTGAAGATGCGCTGGCCGAAGACTGGCCGGGCATTGCCTCTCTGCAGTTTGCGCAAGGCCGGTCAATGATGCACGAATGCGGCGCTTCGGTCATTGCAGAGCGATGGGTCCTGACCGCAGCCCATTGCGTAGACGAGGCCCGGATCGAGCGAAGTGGCAAAGCGGCTCAATTCCGGCGGCGCGAAGACGGCATGATGCAGCGGCTCGGCCCCATGCGGGTTGCAATCGGGCGCACCGACCTTGCCGCCGACGAAGATGTCAAAACCTATGCGGTGACCGGCATTCACATCCATCCCGATTATGTCGCCGGAGAGTTCGAGCGTGGCAGTGACATTGCCCTGCTGCAGATCGAGGCAGGCTATAAAGGTCCATATATGCGTGTCGACGGGCTGGACTCTGGGCCGGTCGATCTGGTCGAGGGCTCGTACGGTTACGTTGCCGGCTATGGAAATACAGAGGAGATGGACGCTTCGGAAGGCAGCCTGAATGCGCGTGGGCGCGCTGTCTACGCGCCGAGCCTGAGACTTCAGCAAGCGGCGCTCCTGCTCATAGGTCCTGATGAATGCAAAGCCGCCCTCGATGATGTCATCGAACGACATGAGCTGGGGGGGATTTATGGTGATTACAGTATCGGTGAGACCACTGTGTGCGCGGGCGGTGGACAGACAGATTCCTGTTACGGTGATAGTGGCGGTCCGCTGGTGATGCGCGACGATTATGGCGAGCCGACCCAGATTGGTATTGTCAGCTGGGGGCTTGGTTGCGCCCGCGCCGGCAGCCCCGGTGTCTATACGCGGGCGGACCATTTTACGCCGTGGATCGAGCAAATAACGCAGCTGCAGTCGCCACCGGGCTAGACGTGCGGGAACATCGCTCCAGCTTCATCGCTATTGCCCTAGCGATGCCCAGGAGTCCCCATGCGCCAGATGTCCCCCATTCTCATAGTTTCGATTGCGGCGCTTTGCGTCGGTTGCGCAGGCAAGGCCGATGCGCCTGTCTCGATTGGTTACGGCGCGTCACCCGTGCTGCCGAAGCCGGAAAACAAGCTGATCCCGACGGTAAAGGTCGCCGATGCGACGGGCTGGCCGGCCGGCGAGATGCCGATTGCCGCTGACGGGCTGGAGGTACAGGCCTTCGCAAGCGGGCTCGACCATCCGCGCTGGCTCCACGTTCTGCCGAATGGCGATGTGCTGGTCGCAGAAACCAATGCGCCGCCACGGCCAGAGAATGGCGGGGGTATTCGAGGCTTCTTCATGAAACAGGCGATGGAGAAAGCCGGTGCCGCCGTGCCGAGCGCCAACAGGATCACGCTACTGCGCGACACCGACAGCGACGGCGTGGCCGATGAAAGCCATGCCTTTCTCACCGATCTCAATTCGCCCTTCGGCATGCAGCTTGTCGGCGACACGCTCTATGTGGCCAACACAGATGCGATTGTCGGTTTTCCCTATGAGGAGGGTGCAACAAGTATTAGCGCGCTCGGCGAAACGCTGACGGAACTGCCGGCCGGCGAGATCAATCATCACTGGACGAAAAACATCCTCGCCTCTGAAGACGGCACGAAACTTTATGCGACCGTGGGCTCCAATTCGAACGTGGCCGAGAACGGCATCGACGCCGAAGAGGGCCGCGCCGCGATCTGGGAAGTCGATATCGAAACCGGCGAGAAACGCCTCTTTGCAACGGGCCTGCGCAATCCCAATGGCATGGACTGGAATCCCTCATCCGGCATGCTCTGGACCGCCGTCAATGAACGCGACGAACTCGGCGACAATCTGGTGCCTGACTATATGACCTCGGTTCAGGATGGCGCCTTCTATGGCTGGCCGTGGAGCTATTATGGTGACACCGTCGACACGCGGGTCAAGCCGGCCAGGCCGGACATGGTCGCCAAGGCGATCGCGCCTGACTATGGGCTCGGCAGCCACACGGCCTCTCTCGGTCTCGAATTTTCCGAAGAGACAGATCTCGGCGCTGACTACGCCTCAGGCGCCTTTATCGGCCAGCACGGCTCCTGGAACCGGAAACCCCGAAGCGGCTACAAGGTCGTCTTCGTCCCGTTTGACGGCGCCCAGCCCTCGGGCCAGCCGCAGGACGTGCTGACCGGCTTCCTCGATGGCAACAAGGCACGCGGCCGTCCGGTCGATGTCGCGACCGCAAAAGATGGCGCGCTTCTGGTGACCGATGATGTCGGCAACACCGTCTGGCGGATCAGCAAAGCGGACTAGGGCAGGGCGACGTACTTGTAAAAAATATTTGACAGTCAAAAATTTTTGACTATCTATCGTGTCAGATATTTTTGACACGGAGAGAAGACACGTCATGTCATTCCACGAGAAATCGTCCTGGGCGATGGCCGCCGTCATGCTGGCTGGCCTCATCTACTATTTCAGCCTGGTTGACCGCATGTCGAAGGGCATGGAGACGCTCGCGCCGCCCGTCCTGCCGGTCGTGGTGACCTATGTGGTCGTCATCGTCATCCTGTCGATTGCGAGCCATATCCTGATCGCCATCTCCAAACCGTCCGAAGCCGACGACACGATGGATGAGCGCGACAAGCTGATCGCCGCCCGCGCCGGAAACATCGCTGGCGTGCTGCTCGGGCTCGGCGTGCTGGGCGGGCTGGGCGCCTACCTCTTCACCTATGATGGCAACCTCATGTTCCACACTGTCTTCGGCGCGATGATGATCGCCCAGATCGCCGAATATGGCGCGCGGATCGTCTACTACCGCGGCGGCTTCTGAGCCGACCTGAACCCATGTCTGCCTCAAACACGGAGACTTCCATGCCTTACTGGGAACGCAATACCATCATCCTGGGGCTCGGCAGCCTGATCGGTGGTACCTACTATCTCGTCATGGTGCTCATCCAGTCGATGGCCATTGGCGCCGTCGCACCGCCCAGCCTGTTCACCTTCATCAGCTACCTCGTCCTTCAGATCGCGATTTCGGCGATTGGCGTGTCGGTTTCGACCGCTCGAGCCTCAAAAGGCGGAGAACTCGCGGGCCTGCCCGGCGGCATGGATGAACGCGATACTCTGGTGAAAACGAAATCCGAAGCCGGGTATGGCCACCTGGTCTCGGCCGTGATGTTCCTCGCCCTCGCCGCCTGGTTCATTCACCAGAATGCAAACCTGCTGTTTCACAGCGTTGTAGTGGGTCTTGTCTTCGGCGAACTCGGCCGCGCGGTTATTCAACTCGTCAATTACCGCCGAGGCGTCTGACAATGGCCAAACGCCCCCCGATCACCAATCGCGTGAAGGAACTGCGCGAAGCTCATGACGGCATGAGCCAGGCCGCACTCGCCAAGGCGATCGGCGTCACTCGCCAGACCGTCATCGCGATAGAGCAGGGGCGCTATTCGCCCTCGCTTGAAAGCGCCTTCCGGATATCGCGCGTGTTCGGCGTCGGTCTCGAAGATGTCTTTGGTTGGACGGAAGACTGAACAGCCGCATCGGAGCCTTGGCGTCAGCGACGCGTTGATCAGTCAGGAACAAACGTCCCCCTGATCAGAAGGATCGCTCATGACCCGCCCAATTCTCCACCTCACTACCGCCGCGCTCGCTCTTGGTATCGCCGCGCCCGCCGCTTTGGCGTCCGTCGCCCCGGAGGATGTGAATTCGGCCAGTTATGAGGGCGGCGCGCTGCCGGATGGTCAGAGCGCCATCACTGCGAAAGTGCAGGTCATGCTCGATCGGGCTGGCGTCTCGCCAGGCGTAATTGACGGCTACACGGGTGAGAATGTCGACAATGCCATTCGCGATTTTGAAGAGATGAATGGCTTTGAGATCGACGGCGTCATGGACGAGAAAGTCTGGGAAGCGCTCGGCGAGGCTGACACGCTCACCACGACTTACACGATCACCGAAGAAGACCTCGCCGGCCTGATGCCGGACCTGACCCATGATTATGGCGATTTCGCCAAACGCGACCGGCTTGGCTTCCGGACTATCGAGGAACTGGTCGCAGAGGCCTACCACATGGACCGCGACCTTCTCATCGACATGAACCCGGACGCCGACTGGTCAGCCGGGTCGGAGGTGGCGGTGCTCGATCCGGGGGCCGCTCTTGAAGGCAAGGTCGCGAAGATCACCGCTGACAAGTCCAGGGCGCAGCTCCTCGCCTATGACGCTGATGACAAGCTTATCGCCAGCTATCCGGCAACGATCGGTTCCAGCGACACGCCGAGCCCGGAAGGCAGCTACAAGGTGACCGCAATCGCGATTAATCCGACCTATTCCTACAATCCGGAAAAGAACTTCCAGCAGGGCGATAATGCAGAGGCGATGACGCTTCCGCCCGGCCCGAACGGCCCCGTCGGTACGGTCTGGATCGATCTGGAAAAGGACACGTTCGGCCTCCACGGCACCGAAGATCCGCACCTTGTTGGCAAGGAACAGTCACATGGCTGTATCCGCCTGACGAACTGGGACGCGACTGAACTTGCCGGGATGGTCGATGAGGGCGTCGAAGTGACATTTAGCGATTAGGAACCATTGCCCCGGTTTCAGTCGCCAGCCTTGCGGAAACCTGCTAGGTTCACATCGTCATGCAAGAGGATATCCACGAGCTGGTCGAGCGGGTTTACGCCGCGCGCCGGGACGCAAGCCCCGACGAAGCTCACGCTCTTGCCAGAGATGCACTCGAATATGCGCGCGGCGCGAATGATCCGGAACTGCTCGTCCGCGCCCTGATGGCCAAGGGACAGTGCTATCGCGACGAAGGCCGGTTCGAGGACGCTGAAAAGCTCTATGTCGAAGCAACCAATATTTGCCGGCGCGAGCGTGTCTCGCCGCTGGTGACAGCGCATGTCATACGTCATCTTGGCGATGTCACCGCCGAGCTTGGCCGGTTCGGCCTCGCCCAGACCCATTATGAGGAAGCGCTCGATCTATATCGCGAGATTGACGATCTGCCGCCTGCGACGCTGGCGAATGCGATCCGGCCGCTCGCCCGCCTTCTGGATATTCTCGACCACCGCGCCGAAGCTGTCGACCACTGGCGCGAAGCGCTTGATCTCTATGAGGAAGCGAATGTCCGCGCTGGCGTCGAGGAATGTACGCGGCGTCTCAACGGCGCAGCTTAGGGCGGGAGCCGCCTAGAAAGGCACGTTCGGATCGTCCTCGCCGGTCCCACCAAGTGCCAGGCCCGCAAAGTCAAACACGCGCGGGTCATGCAGGTGGCTCGGGCGCACGGTGGCCAGCGCATGTGCCATGACCTGCCGCACGCCCGGCTTCTTGCGCTCCCACTCATCCAGCATCTGCTTCATCGCAACGCGCTGGAGCCCATCCTGAGAGCCGCAGAGATTGCACGGGATGATCGGGAAGTTCATCGCCTCGGCAAACTTCGCCAGGTCGTCCTCGGCGCAGGTGATCAGCGGCCGCAGCACGAACATGTCGCCGGCATCATTGAGCAGCTTTGGCGGCATCGCCGCCATCCGCCCGCCATGCACAAGGTTCATCATGAAGGTCTCAAGCGCATCGTCGCGGTGATGGCCGAGCACGATCGCCTCACAGCCTTGCTCGCGCGCGATACGGTAGAGGATCCCCCGGCGCAGACGCGAACACATCGAGCAGAAAGTCCGCCCCTCCGGCACCTTCTCCGTCACGATGGAATAGGTGTCCTCGGTCTCGATCCGATATTTCACGCCGACCTTGTCGAGCCATTCCGGCAGGACATGTTTCGGAAAACCCGGCTGGCCCTGATCGAGATTGCAGGCGATCAGCTCGACCGGCAGCGCGCCCTGCCATTGCAGGTCCAGCAGTGCGGCGAGCAGGCCATAAGAGTCCTTGCCACCTGACAGGCAGACCAGCCATTTCGGCTTGTCGGCGCGCGCTCGGTCGACCATGCCGAAATCGTCAATCGCCTGCAGCGCATTGCGCACGATCCGCTTGCGCAGCTTCTTGAAGGTCACGCTCTTGGGCACATCAGCAAAGAGCGGCGGGACCATGCCCGTCATCATATCGTCAGCCATGACGGCCTTCTGCCATGCCTTGCCCCTCTGACGCCAGAGGCGGTGGCACCCGCCAGACGAGCGCGCCAAATGCGATCAGCGCGAACATCCAGCTCGGAGATCCCAGGAAGGACGCAATAAGCGCGACCAGCGCCATGACCGGCAAGGCGACCTGCCGGTTGCCCAGGGAATGGTACCGATCCCGAACGAACCAGAGTGACAGGAAGTAGACCGCCAAAGGTCCGCCCATCCACCAGGCAACATAGTCCTGTGTGGTGTGGCTATGATGAGTCGCCAAGTCGAGCTCGGCCGCAATGCCAGCGCCAATGGCGGCGATCGACCCAAAAACGAGGAGGTGGCCATAGCCCCAGCTAAATGCCGTTGCAAAGTCGCTCGACACCAGATGGTCGCCTTTGCAGAAATAGAGGCTGAACAGGCAGAAGACGAGCACGAGTGCAGCGACCGCCGTGATCACGGGACCGATGGCGGCGTGTTCTCCGTAAAGCGCGCCAAAGCCGAGACTGATTGCCAGCACGACTTCACCGAGCGAGATGATGGTCAGCAGGCCATAGCGCTCGATCATGTGATGGCGGTGGAATGGTGTTTGTCTTGCCCGCTCGGCGAAGAGTGGCACTGCAAATTCAACAAGAAAAATGGCGATGCCCGCGGCGTAGAATAAAGGACTTCCGGGCACAGTCAGGACGTAGAAGGCGATCCAGAGCAATTGTGCGAACATCACCCCGAAGCCATATCTGAGACAGGTCTTGCGATAGGCCATGTTTCCGGCGGCCCGGAACCAGAGCACGGCCATGGCAACACGCATGACGGTCCAGCCAAGAATACCCCAGCTAAAATCGCCGGTCTCGAACATATAGGCCGCACCGCCTGCGAATAGAACTTCGCCACCCATCAGCACCATGACAAGCGTGCGATAGAACGGCCCGTCATTGTCGAAGGCAGACGCAAACCAGGTAAAGTTCATCCAGGCCCACCAGATGCCGATAAAGAGAAAGGCGAAGATGGGGAGCTTTTCGACACCATGCCCTTCGCTGATCGCGTGATGCAGGCCAGCAGTGATCGCAGCAATCGCCACGACGCTAATCAGGTCAAAGAAAAGCTCAAGAGGCGTTGCGGCCCTGTGCGGCACATCAGGATCGCGCGCCGGAAGCGGCAGGAGCGAGAAATAGCGCTGGAGCATCAAATGTCCCCCTTCAACACGGGAGAACTCTCACCGAAGCGGTCGCAGCGCGCAAGCCTCCACTTATTCGCGTTTGCGGACAGGGTGTATTGTGCCTCTACTCGTACTCCACCGTCATTTCGATGCGGCGGTTGCGTAGTTCGGCGACCTCGTCGTCTGTTTCAACGGCAGGCTCGGTGTCGCCGCGCCCTTCAGCGAGGATGAAGTCTGGCTCGATGCCTGTCTCATTCACGATGTAGGCCTTGAGGGCGTCCGCCCAGGCCTTGGTTCTGGCCTGGTTCTCTTCAGGCGTGCCGACCGTGTCTGTATGGGCGCGGATCGTGATGATGGAGACGTCGCCGCGTGTGAGCGCTGGCATGAATTGCGGGGCGAAGGCTTCGGGGTCGAAATTGTCCCGGTCCTCGATATAGAGCGTCACATCAAGCGGTGGCAGGAGTCCAGGTTCCGGCGCGCTGCGCGGGGTTGTCTCTGTCTGTGTCTCTGGCGGCGGCGGTGGAGCCATCTCACGCGCTGGCTT
This window harbors:
- a CDS encoding amidohydrolase family protein, whose protein sequence is MKKTLTASLGILALAACSSSPTDSETAPAIAPEAATPSDMVYTILVSGTKIGDMVVTEADDTISVDYEYRNNGRGPTMLETVEIGENGIPVSWTVKGNSTFGNAINETFTLDGSSASWTDSTGDGSAEITEPSMYIAQSGTPYSLAVYSDALLADPDQSLPALPGGSLSLQKLEDFPVSGPEEETVTSYALIGPELDPTYFLLDDQDDLFALISPEFLIVKEGYESEDVRLREKAVEYSTARFEQLQADTAHSFDAPVRITNVRIFDPNTMDLTPPASVLVDGERIVSIDAAGASAAGEYVIDGAGGTLVPGLSDMHGHMGQDAAMQNLAAGVTFVRDMGNDNDVLGDLIEKIEAGTLAGPRIVRSSFIEGKSPYNSNNGMIVTSQEEANDAVRKSCEMGVFNQIKIYNSMKGEWVPEMVDLAHECGLRVAGHVPAFSRADTMIQAGYDELTHINQVMLGWVLDADEDTRTLLRLTALQRLPKLDLSSDAVQHTLDLMVENDVAIDPTFAIHESLLLSRNGELNPGMVDYIDNMPVGVQRSARQAWSNIETPEDDAAYAGAFDQITETLQMMKDRGILILFGTDLGGALTLHRELELYQTIGFTPGEILRRSTQDAADYLGMGDEVGSIEEGKLADFFLIQGNPVEDLKAIKTIRMVMKDGVAYFPTEIYPSFGIEPFTDVPVIEAPEE
- the ttcA gene encoding tRNA 2-thiocytidine(32) synthetase TtcA yields the protein MADDMMTGMVPPLFADVPKSVTFKKLRKRIVRNALQAIDDFGMVDRARADKPKWLVCLSGGKDSYGLLAALLDLQWQGALPVELIACNLDQGQPGFPKHVLPEWLDKVGVKYRIETEDTYSIVTEKVPEGRTFCSMCSRLRRGILYRIAREQGCEAIVLGHHRDDALETFMMNLVHGGRMAAMPPKLLNDAGDMFVLRPLITCAEDDLAKFAEAMNFPIIPCNLCGSQDGLQRVAMKQMLDEWERKKPGVRQVMAHALATVRPSHLHDPRVFDFAGLALGGTGEDDPNVPF
- a CDS encoding helix-turn-helix transcriptional regulator, which produces MAKRPPITNRVKELREAHDGMSQAALAKAIGVTRQTVIAIEQGRYSPSLESAFRISRVFGVGLEDVFGWTED
- a CDS encoding serine protease, which translates into the protein MKRIDGKSSVLLGAALLLAASCVVEGEDALAEDWPGIASLQFAQGRSMMHECGASVIAERWVLTAAHCVDEARIERSGKAAQFRRREDGMMQRLGPMRVAIGRTDLAADEDVKTYAVTGIHIHPDYVAGEFERGSDIALLQIEAGYKGPYMRVDGLDSGPVDLVEGSYGYVAGYGNTEEMDASEGSLNARGRAVYAPSLRLQQAALLLIGPDECKAALDDVIERHELGGIYGDYSIGETTVCAGGGQTDSCYGDSGGPLVMRDDYGEPTQIGIVSWGLGCARAGSPGVYTRADHFTPWIEQITQLQSPPG
- a CDS encoding low temperature requirement protein A; this encodes MLQRYFSLLPLPARDPDVPHRAATPLELFFDLISVVAIAAITAGLHHAISEGHGVEKLPIFAFLFIGIWWAWMNFTWFASAFDNDGPFYRTLVMVLMGGEVLFAGGAAYMFETGDFSWGILGWTVMRVAMAVLWFRAAGNMAYRKTCLRYGFGVMFAQLLWIAFYVLTVPGSPLFYAAGIAIFLVEFAVPLFAERARQTPFHRHHMIERYGLLTIISLGEVVLAISLGFGALYGEHAAIGPVITAVAALVLVFCLFSLYFCKGDHLVSSDFATAFSWGYGHLLVFGSIAAIGAGIAAELDLATHHSHTTQDYVAWWMGGPLAVYFLSLWFVRDRYHSLGNRQVALPVMALVALIASFLGSPSWMFALIAFGALVWRVPPPLASEGQGMAEGRHG
- a CDS encoding tetratricopeptide repeat protein — protein: MQEDIHELVERVYAARRDASPDEAHALARDALEYARGANDPELLVRALMAKGQCYRDEGRFEDAEKLYVEATNICRRERVSPLVTAHVIRHLGDVTAELGRFGLAQTHYEEALDLYREIDDLPPATLANAIRPLARLLDILDHRAEAVDHWREALDLYEEANVRAGVEECTRRLNGAA
- a CDS encoding sorbosone dehydrogenase family protein, which encodes MRQMSPILIVSIAALCVGCAGKADAPVSIGYGASPVLPKPENKLIPTVKVADATGWPAGEMPIAADGLEVQAFASGLDHPRWLHVLPNGDVLVAETNAPPRPENGGGIRGFFMKQAMEKAGAAVPSANRITLLRDTDSDGVADESHAFLTDLNSPFGMQLVGDTLYVANTDAIVGFPYEEGATSISALGETLTELPAGEINHHWTKNILASEDGTKLYATVGSNSNVAENGIDAEEGRAAIWEVDIETGEKRLFATGLRNPNGMDWNPSSGMLWTAVNERDELGDNLVPDYMTSVQDGAFYGWPWSYYGDTVDTRVKPARPDMVAKAIAPDYGLGSHTASLGLEFSEETDLGADYASGAFIGQHGSWNRKPRSGYKVVFVPFDGAQPSGQPQDVLTGFLDGNKARGRPVDVATAKDGALLVTDDVGNTVWRISKAD
- a CDS encoding L,D-transpeptidase family protein; the protein is MTRPILHLTTAALALGIAAPAALASVAPEDVNSASYEGGALPDGQSAITAKVQVMLDRAGVSPGVIDGYTGENVDNAIRDFEEMNGFEIDGVMDEKVWEALGEADTLTTTYTITEEDLAGLMPDLTHDYGDFAKRDRLGFRTIEELVAEAYHMDRDLLIDMNPDADWSAGSEVAVLDPGAALEGKVAKITADKSRAQLLAYDADDKLIASYPATIGSSDTPSPEGSYKVTAIAINPTYSYNPEKNFQQGDNAEAMTLPPGPNGPVGTVWIDLEKDTFGLHGTEDPHLVGKEQSHGCIRLTNWDATELAGMVDEGVEVTFSD